In Micromonospora sp. NBC_01813, the following are encoded in one genomic region:
- a CDS encoding DUF3263 domain-containing protein: MPAADEPRTGPGPGAEPRASTGVPRQRFAADPPADSDDPAGASASADVDGQVDVDPPADGDSARPAVEPAGATLTEREQRILDFERQWWKHAGAKEQSVRDTFGLSATRYYQLLNQLLDNPAALAAEPVLVARLRRLRATRSRARRR, from the coding sequence GTGCCGGCTGCTGACGAACCCCGGACCGGACCCGGCCCGGGTGCGGAGCCTCGCGCGTCGACCGGCGTACCTCGGCAACGGTTCGCCGCCGACCCGCCGGCCGACAGCGACGATCCGGCCGGTGCCAGTGCCAGTGCTGACGTAGATGGCCAAGTCGATGTCGATCCACCGGCCGACGGCGACTCGGCGAGGCCGGCGGTCGAGCCGGCCGGCGCGACCCTGACCGAGCGCGAGCAGCGGATCCTCGACTTCGAACGCCAGTGGTGGAAACACGCGGGCGCCAAGGAGCAGTCGGTCCGGGACACCTTCGGACTCTCCGCGACCCGTTACTACCAGTTGCTCAACCAACTGTTGGACAATCCGGCGGCGCTGGCCGCTGAGCCGGTGCTGGTGGCCCGGCTGCGTCGGCTGCGGGCCACGCGGTCGCGGGCCCGCCGCCGCTGA
- a CDS encoding DeoR/GlpR family DNA-binding transcription regulator, producing the protein MDRYARWNALLELLTDSGRITVEDAADRLEVSQATIRRDFDQLAQQQMITRTRGGAVANGVSYDLPLRYKTAKNSAEKQRIGAAAAALVTPGTVVGLNGGTTTTEVARALAVRPDLNTSADGAQLTVVTNALNIANELLVRSRMKIVVAGGVVRPQSFELVGPLGGALLREVTLDIALLGVDAIDPQLGAAAHHEGEASMNALMVARAKRVVIIADASKLGGHAFARICPIDRVDTLVTDSGADPQTVAAFRELGLTVVTA; encoded by the coding sequence ATGGACCGGTACGCGCGCTGGAACGCGCTGCTGGAACTGCTCACCGACAGTGGCCGAATCACCGTCGAGGACGCCGCCGACCGCCTCGAGGTGTCCCAGGCCACCATCCGCCGTGACTTCGACCAACTCGCCCAGCAGCAGATGATCACCCGGACCAGGGGCGGCGCGGTCGCCAACGGCGTCTCCTACGATCTGCCCCTGCGCTACAAAACCGCCAAGAACTCGGCGGAGAAGCAGCGCATCGGCGCGGCGGCCGCCGCCCTCGTCACACCCGGCACGGTCGTCGGCCTCAACGGCGGCACCACCACCACCGAGGTCGCCCGGGCGCTCGCCGTACGGCCGGATCTGAACACCAGCGCGGACGGTGCCCAACTGACCGTGGTCACCAACGCGCTGAACATCGCCAACGAGCTGCTGGTCCGCTCCCGGATGAAGATCGTCGTCGCCGGTGGCGTGGTCCGCCCACAGTCGTTCGAGCTGGTCGGGCCGCTCGGCGGGGCGCTGCTGCGGGAGGTCACCCTGGACATCGCCCTGCTCGGCGTCGACGCGATCGACCCGCAGCTCGGCGCCGCCGCCCACCACGAGGGCGAGGCCTCGATGAACGCGCTGATGGTGGCCCGCGCCAAACGGGTGGTGATCATCGCCGACGCGTCGAAACTCGGCGGGCACGCCTTCGCCCGGATCTGCCCGATCGACCGGGTCGACACGCTGGTCACCGACTCCGGCGCGGACCCACAGACCGTCGCGGCGTTCCGCGAGCTCGGCCTGACCGTCGTCACCGCCTGA
- a CDS encoding ABC transporter ATP-binding protein yields the protein MAAVLEISGLRKTYRGRRGEVRHALDGFDMRVEAGQVHGFLGPNGSGKTTTLRTLLGLVAPNGGRMAILGQPVPEQLPDVIRRVGAIVESPQFFPHFSATETLSLLARAGGVAPQRVPAVLDLVGLTDRAGDRVRTYSLGMRQRLAVASALLKEPELLILDEPANGLDPAGIREMRTLMRDLVASGTTVVLSSHILGEIQLICDSVTIIARGRRITAGPVAEVMAAHSGGGLRVRLEAVADLPAAETALIRAAETPPAPSAETTPDPSAETPVTVHRQADHLLVHGVDQPAWVTRTLAAADLYVSELSPVTVDLEDVFLELTGGDETGAGR from the coding sequence ATGGCGGCCGTACTGGAGATTTCCGGGCTACGCAAGACGTACCGTGGCCGCCGGGGCGAGGTCCGCCACGCCCTCGACGGCTTCGACATGCGGGTGGAAGCCGGTCAGGTGCACGGATTCCTCGGCCCGAACGGCTCCGGCAAGACCACCACGCTGCGTACCCTGCTCGGCCTGGTCGCCCCGAACGGCGGCCGGATGGCGATCCTCGGCCAGCCGGTCCCCGAGCAACTGCCGGACGTGATCCGCCGGGTCGGCGCCATCGTGGAAAGTCCACAGTTCTTTCCACACTTCAGCGCCACGGAGACGCTGTCCCTGCTCGCGCGGGCCGGCGGGGTGGCGCCGCAGCGGGTGCCGGCCGTGCTGGACCTCGTCGGGCTCACCGATCGGGCCGGCGACCGGGTCCGGACCTACTCCCTCGGCATGCGTCAACGGCTCGCCGTCGCGTCGGCGCTGCTCAAGGAACCCGAGCTGCTGATTCTCGACGAGCCGGCCAACGGGCTCGACCCGGCCGGCATCCGCGAGATGCGCACCCTGATGCGCGATCTCGTCGCCAGCGGCACCACCGTGGTGCTGTCCAGCCACATCCTCGGCGAGATCCAGCTGATCTGCGACTCGGTCACGATCATCGCGCGGGGCCGGCGGATCACCGCCGGGCCGGTCGCCGAGGTGATGGCCGCCCATTCCGGCGGCGGACTGCGGGTACGCCTGGAAGCCGTCGCCGACCTGCCGGCCGCCGAGACGGCGCTGATCCGGGCCGCTGAGACCCCGCCGGCCCCGTCGGCCGAAACCACCCCGGACCCGTCGGCCGAAACCCCGGTCACCGTGCACCGGCAGGCCGACCATCTGCTGGTGCACGGCGTCGACCAGCCCGCCTGGGTGACCCGCACCCTGGCCGCCGCCGACCTGTACGTCAGCGAACTGTCCCCGGTCACAGTGGATCTGGAAGACGTCTTCCTGGAGCTGACCGGCGGCGACGAGACAGGAGCCGGGCGATGA
- a CDS encoding SIS domain-containing protein, with amino-acid sequence MTYVDAEIASQPDCWRQAADQATGAGTALPRPGERVAAVGCGTSWFMAMAYAGLRERAGHGETDAFQASEFPAGRSYDRVIAISRSGTTTEITDLLGAVDDRQRTTVLVGDPGSPAAQLAGHVVALPYADERSVVQTRFATSVLALLRAHLGEEIAAIAADAEVAVRAPLPINPALIDQATFLGRGWTVGLAHEAALKCREAATFWSEAYPAMDYRHGPIAIAGPHRMVWAFGDIPDHLADDVAATGAAFVHSRTNGVYAVLDRWAAGRRPLDPMADLILAQRFAVALAVSRGLDPDNPRHLTRSVVLT; translated from the coding sequence ATGACGTACGTCGACGCCGAGATCGCCAGCCAACCGGACTGCTGGCGCCAGGCCGCCGACCAGGCGACCGGCGCGGGCACCGCCCTGCCCCGGCCCGGCGAGCGGGTCGCCGCCGTCGGCTGCGGCACCTCCTGGTTCATGGCGATGGCGTACGCCGGGCTGCGGGAGCGGGCCGGCCACGGTGAGACCGACGCCTTCCAGGCCTCCGAGTTCCCGGCCGGGCGGTCCTACGACCGGGTGATCGCGATCAGCCGCTCCGGCACCACCACCGAGATCACCGACCTGCTCGGCGCCGTCGACGACCGGCAGCGGACCACGGTGCTGGTCGGCGACCCGGGTTCGCCCGCCGCCCAGCTCGCCGGGCACGTCGTCGCCCTGCCGTACGCCGACGAACGCTCCGTCGTGCAGACCCGCTTCGCCACCAGCGTGCTGGCGTTGCTGCGCGCCCACCTCGGCGAGGAGATCGCGGCGATCGCCGCCGACGCCGAGGTGGCCGTCCGGGCACCGCTGCCGATCAACCCGGCCCTGATCGACCAGGCCACCTTCCTCGGCCGGGGATGGACCGTCGGGCTCGCCCACGAGGCCGCGCTGAAGTGCCGGGAAGCGGCGACGTTCTGGTCCGAGGCGTACCCGGCGATGGACTACCGGCACGGCCCGATCGCGATCGCCGGACCGCACCGGATGGTCTGGGCCTTCGGCGACATCCCGGACCACCTCGCCGACGACGTCGCGGCCACCGGCGCGGCCTTCGTGCACAGCCGGACCAACGGGGTGTACGCGGTACTCGACCGGTGGGCCGCCGGCCGCCGCCCACTCGACCCGATGGCCGATCTGATCCTCGCCCAGCGGTTCGCGGTCGCTCTCGCCGTCAGCCGGGGGCTGGATCCGGACAACCCCCGGCACCTGACCCGCTCGGTCGTCCTGACGTGA
- a CDS encoding ROK family protein — protein sequence MTPAGPASAAPPDEVVVALDVGGTSIKAALVGRGDRTVRHTERQVTGAARGPAAVIDTICDLAGRLADTARADGLTPIAVGIAVPGVVDETAGVAVWSANLGLRDVPLRDLVAARTGLPTALGHDVRAGGVAEARVGAGRGSRHVLFVAIGTGIAAAAVVDGASFAGAHGAAGELGHVVVRPGGPRCGCRQSGCLEAIASAAAVARRYAEQAGRTPDGAAEVARLAAAGDPVAAQVWRETVDVLADGLLIGQAMFDPAVVVLGGGLAEAGDQLIGPLAETLRQRVTFHRLPRLMPAALGDEAGCIGAALLASDLVEVGAQC from the coding sequence GTGACCCCAGCTGGACCCGCGTCAGCCGCACCGCCGGACGAGGTCGTGGTCGCGTTGGACGTCGGCGGCACCAGCATCAAGGCGGCGCTGGTCGGGCGCGGCGACCGGACGGTACGGCACACCGAACGGCAGGTCACCGGGGCGGCCCGGGGACCGGCCGCCGTCATCGACACGATCTGCGACCTCGCCGGCCGGCTCGCCGACACCGCACGGGCCGACGGGCTCACCCCGATCGCGGTCGGCATCGCCGTCCCCGGAGTGGTCGACGAGACAGCCGGAGTGGCAGTCTGGTCGGCCAACCTCGGCCTGCGCGACGTACCGCTGCGGGATCTGGTGGCCGCGCGCACCGGCCTGCCGACGGCGCTCGGCCACGACGTACGCGCCGGTGGGGTGGCCGAGGCCCGGGTCGGCGCCGGACGGGGCAGCCGGCATGTGCTGTTCGTCGCGATCGGCACCGGCATCGCCGCCGCGGCCGTCGTCGACGGTGCCAGCTTCGCCGGTGCGCACGGTGCCGCCGGCGAACTCGGACACGTGGTGGTGCGACCCGGCGGTCCCCGGTGCGGCTGCCGGCAGTCCGGCTGTCTGGAAGCCATCGCCTCGGCCGCTGCGGTGGCCCGCCGGTACGCCGAACAGGCCGGCCGCACCCCGGACGGGGCCGCCGAGGTGGCCCGGCTGGCGGCGGCGGGCGACCCGGTCGCCGCCCAGGTGTGGCGCGAGACGGTCGACGTGCTCGCCGACGGTCTGCTGATCGGCCAGGCGATGTTCGACCCGGCGGTGGTGGTGCTCGGCGGCGGGCTGGCCGAGGCCGGCGACCAGCTGATCGGACCGCTGGCCGAGACTCTGCGGCAGCGGGTCACCTTCCACCGGCTGCCCCGGCTGATGCCGGCCGCGCTCGGCGACGAGGCCGGCTGCATCGGTGCCGCGCTGCTCGCCTCCGATCTGGTCGAGGTAGGCGCCCAGTGCTGA
- a CDS encoding AAA family ATPase, translating to MADPELTLTASLRPAALDARRGIVRLHPEVLAALGIAAGAPVRLTGRRTSAGVAARAEAGASRALLYADDLTLGNLGLRDGGQVTVSPAPEVAARRVTLDGPAEIIAVVSPEMLRLALLGKVVTTGDNVSLLPQDVLSDVAHRGLIEAARRSLANVVGYAWTSTLLTVTAAEPADESLLVTMDTVVGWQHGAVTHGSTGEEVRPLGRVSPAEAPDFVDEPLPNLDDLPGLRAQADELTELLDLGFHHREVLTRLGTTVSLGVLLSGPAGSGKSALVKAVAAALDARVEALWAPEVAALTNDAAAQRLRRAAASVRRGDAAVLLISDVDALAPRDEPGPLATVFRQLLAETVAAGAAVVCTTSHPEALDPDLRGPDLLAVQIAVPLPDAAMRREQLTVLTRGMPLEEGVRLDDVAGRTPGFVAADLAALVREAGVRAALRQKSADAPVVTMADFDAALEVVRPTSMATSTLELARVTLDDVGDMAEVKEMLTESVLWPLTYPDTFARLGVQPPRGVLLYGPPGCGKTFLVTALAGTGKANVLSVKGAELLSKWVGESERAVRELFRRAREAAPTLVFLDEVDALAPVRGQASDGGTTDRVVAALLTELDGVEALRNVVVIGATNRPDLIDPALLRPGRLERLVYVPPPDGEARVAILKAASKSVPLAEDVDLVELGESLDGFSAADCAALIREAALAAMRESLEASSVTAAHVASARDRIRPSLDPAQVAWLAAYADQQSAR from the coding sequence GTGGCCGACCCTGAACTGACCTTGACCGCCAGCCTGCGCCCTGCGGCGCTGGACGCCCGTCGGGGCATCGTCCGGCTGCACCCGGAGGTGCTGGCCGCGCTCGGTATCGCCGCCGGCGCGCCGGTGCGGCTGACCGGCCGGCGGACCAGCGCCGGAGTGGCCGCCCGCGCCGAGGCCGGCGCCAGCCGGGCCCTGCTGTACGCCGACGACCTGACGCTGGGCAATCTCGGTCTGCGTGACGGCGGTCAGGTGACGGTGTCGCCAGCACCGGAGGTGGCCGCCCGGCGGGTGACGCTGGACGGCCCGGCGGAGATCATCGCCGTGGTGAGCCCGGAGATGCTGCGGTTGGCGCTGCTCGGCAAGGTGGTCACCACCGGTGACAACGTGTCGCTGCTGCCGCAGGACGTCCTCTCCGACGTGGCGCACCGCGGCCTGATCGAGGCGGCCCGGCGCAGCCTGGCCAACGTCGTCGGGTACGCCTGGACCAGCACCCTGCTGACGGTGACCGCGGCCGAACCGGCTGACGAGTCGCTGCTGGTCACCATGGACACGGTCGTCGGCTGGCAGCACGGTGCCGTCACCCACGGCTCGACCGGTGAGGAGGTCCGCCCGCTCGGGCGGGTCTCGCCGGCCGAGGCCCCGGACTTCGTCGACGAGCCGCTGCCCAACCTGGACGACCTGCCCGGTCTGCGGGCGCAGGCCGACGAGCTCACCGAGCTGCTCGATCTCGGTTTCCACCATCGTGAGGTGCTGACCCGGCTCGGCACCACCGTGTCGCTCGGCGTACTGCTCAGCGGGCCGGCCGGATCCGGCAAGTCGGCGCTGGTCAAGGCGGTGGCCGCCGCGTTGGACGCCCGGGTCGAGGCGCTCTGGGCGCCGGAGGTCGCCGCGCTGACCAACGACGCGGCCGCCCAGCGGCTGCGTCGGGCCGCCGCCTCGGTACGCCGGGGCGACGCGGCGGTGCTGCTGATCTCGGACGTGGACGCGCTGGCACCACGTGACGAGCCAGGGCCGTTGGCGACGGTGTTCCGGCAGTTGCTGGCCGAGACGGTGGCCGCCGGAGCGGCGGTGGTCTGCACCACCAGTCACCCGGAGGCGCTGGACCCGGACCTGCGCGGGCCGGATCTGCTGGCGGTGCAGATCGCGGTGCCGCTGCCGGACGCCGCGATGCGCCGCGAGCAGCTGACCGTGCTGACCCGGGGCATGCCGTTGGAGGAGGGCGTGCGGCTCGACGACGTCGCCGGGCGTACCCCCGGGTTCGTCGCCGCCGATCTGGCCGCGCTGGTCCGCGAGGCCGGCGTGCGGGCGGCGCTGCGGCAGAAGTCGGCGGACGCGCCGGTGGTCACCATGGCCGACTTCGACGCGGCGCTGGAGGTGGTCCGGCCGACGTCGATGGCCACGTCCACGCTGGAGCTGGCCCGGGTGACGTTGGACGACGTCGGCGACATGGCCGAGGTCAAGGAGATGCTCACCGAGTCGGTGTTGTGGCCGTTGACCTACCCGGACACCTTCGCCCGGCTCGGCGTGCAGCCGCCGCGCGGGGTGCTGCTGTACGGTCCGCCGGGCTGCGGCAAGACGTTCCTGGTGACCGCGCTGGCCGGCACCGGCAAGGCGAACGTGTTGTCGGTCAAGGGTGCCGAGCTGCTGTCCAAGTGGGTCGGCGAGAGCGAACGCGCGGTGCGTGAACTGTTCCGCCGGGCCCGCGAGGCGGCACCGACCCTGGTCTTCCTGGACGAGGTGGACGCCCTCGCGCCGGTACGCGGTCAGGCGTCCGACGGCGGCACCACCGACCGGGTGGTGGCGGCGCTGCTGACCGAGCTCGACGGGGTGGAGGCGCTGCGCAACGTGGTGGTGATCGGGGCGACGAACCGGCCCGACCTGATCGATCCGGCGCTGCTGCGGCCGGGCCGGCTGGAGCGGCTGGTGTACGTGCCGCCACCGGACGGCGAGGCCCGGGTGGCGATCCTCAAGGCGGCGTCGAAGTCGGTGCCGCTCGCCGAGGACGTCGACCTGGTCGAGCTGGGTGAGTCGTTGGACGGTTTCTCGGCGGCCGACTGCGCGGCGCTGATCCGCGAGGCGGCGCTCGCCGCGATGCGGGAGTCACTGGAGGCGTCGTCGGTGACGGCGGCGCACGTCGCGTCGGCCCGGGACCGGATCCGGCCGTCCCTGGACCCGGCACAGGTCGCCTGGCTGGCCGCCTACGCGGACCAGCAGTCCGCCCGGTGA
- a CDS encoding GNAT family N-acetyltransferase, translated as MRDELLEPLLSAAVAEAEPGEVMPPVPGPAGWTAARRDAFREFHRSHFGGGQVGPAGSIMYAVTVGGDVVGGVRLTRLDTPVGVVETGIWLGRSARGRGIASAALRAVLDEAVRLGAHLVVARTTPTNRAAINLLRRSGAVIGVEQGQVQARFWLDEAFTTDLAG; from the coding sequence ATGAGAGACGAGCTGCTCGAGCCGTTGCTCTCCGCCGCCGTGGCCGAAGCCGAGCCTGGCGAGGTGATGCCGCCGGTCCCCGGACCGGCCGGCTGGACCGCCGCCCGCCGGGACGCGTTCCGCGAGTTCCACCGCTCCCACTTCGGCGGCGGCCAGGTTGGTCCCGCCGGCAGCATCATGTACGCGGTCACCGTCGGCGGGGACGTCGTCGGTGGGGTCCGGCTCACCCGACTCGACACCCCGGTCGGCGTGGTGGAGACCGGCATCTGGCTCGGCCGGTCCGCCCGTGGCCGGGGCATCGCCTCCGCCGCGCTGCGGGCGGTCCTCGACGAGGCGGTCCGGCTCGGCGCCCACCTCGTCGTCGCCCGGACCACCCCAACCAACCGGGCCGCGATCAACCTGCTGCGCCGCAGCGGTGCGGTCATCGGCGTCGAGCAGGGCCAGGTGCAGGCCCGGTTCTGGCTCGACGAGGCCTTCACCACCGACTTAGCCGGCTGA
- a CDS encoding ABC transporter permease subunit: MNLYRAELLRLGKRRFVRYLVLAALLVLVAVVAGAFLSNEKVGAGAVAQAERTAEREFNSVVEETERWQAECERSHASGEPDLNRFPPNCADIVPPTRDMFPAEYHLPPTFVFRDEFPATLYTFTSLLVLVFFVAGASFVGAEWTSGAMMNLLLWRPQRLRVLFTKLAALLTGVLAVSVPAMVLWTVAYWSTALLRGSTEGVTADVWRSFALTELRSVALVVAAAAAGFGLASIGRHTALALGSVLGVLVVGQSGLAAIAGALEVRYIELWLLPTYWIAWMDSSVEVTNWRACNEQPADCVPPTFELTWVHTGGLLVVALALVLGVAAWLMRRRDIS; encoded by the coding sequence ATGAACCTCTACCGGGCGGAGCTGCTGCGGCTCGGCAAGCGCCGTTTCGTGCGCTACCTGGTGCTCGCCGCCCTGCTGGTGCTGGTCGCGGTCGTCGCCGGGGCGTTCCTGTCCAACGAGAAGGTCGGCGCGGGCGCGGTGGCACAGGCCGAGCGCACCGCCGAGCGCGAGTTCAACAGTGTCGTCGAGGAAACGGAGCGGTGGCAGGCGGAGTGCGAGCGCAGCCACGCCTCCGGCGAACCCGATCTCAACCGGTTCCCACCGAACTGCGCCGACATCGTCCCGCCCACCCGCGACATGTTCCCGGCCGAGTACCACCTGCCGCCGACTTTCGTGTTCCGCGACGAGTTCCCCGCCACCCTGTACACGTTCACCAGTCTGCTGGTCCTGGTGTTCTTCGTGGCCGGCGCCTCGTTCGTGGGAGCCGAGTGGACCTCCGGCGCGATGATGAATCTGCTGCTGTGGCGACCGCAGCGGCTGCGGGTGCTGTTCACCAAACTCGCCGCGCTGCTCACCGGGGTACTGGCGGTCTCGGTGCCCGCCATGGTGCTGTGGACGGTGGCGTACTGGTCGACGGCCCTGCTGCGCGGCAGCACCGAAGGAGTGACCGCCGACGTCTGGCGCTCGTTCGCGTTGACCGAACTACGGTCGGTGGCGTTGGTCGTCGCGGCGGCCGCCGCCGGGTTCGGCCTGGCCTCGATCGGCCGGCACACTGCGCTGGCGCTCGGCAGCGTGCTCGGCGTCCTGGTGGTCGGCCAGTCCGGCCTCGCTGCCATCGCCGGGGCGCTCGAGGTGCGGTATATCGAGTTGTGGCTGCTGCCGACCTACTGGATCGCCTGGATGGACTCGTCGGTCGAGGTGACCAACTGGCGGGCGTGCAACGAGCAGCCGGCGGACTGCGTGCCGCCGACGTTCGAGTTGACCTGGGTCCACACCGGTGGGCTGCTGGTCGTGGCGCTGGCACTGGTGCTCGGGGTGGCGGCGTGGCTGATGCGCCGCCGCGACATCAGCTGA
- a CDS encoding alpha/beta fold hydrolase, producing MPTPMSARLRRALPRPNQRRLAGGLLALAVVAGVVTWALWPESVPYTTAEQRISVLSGPDGDQPVDLDTTFYLPKSASATDPVPSVLLAHGFGGSKQTIAADAEELAALGYAVLAYTARGFGASGGQIHLNNPDYEVRDAQRLLDWLAQRPEVRTDAAGDPQVGVVGGSYGGALALLLAAQDDRVDAIVPMITWNDLARSFLPEASGADTVDGVFKKGWAGLFFGSGAVPAGLPAGAAGMPDGAAGMPVDLAGLDPACGRFAADVCAAYLQIATDGRGTPEAVALLDQSSPDRVLDQITAPTLLVQGGADTLFPLAEADANARGIAANGTPVRVAWYTGGHDGGAGPLTDQDRVKFLTAGWLDHYVAGNGDAPDDSFTWSRIAGFDAMDRGLVATGYRITDYPGTGGTGTTRVTVGGPAQPVVNPPAGNPAAISSLPIGGGLAGLAGGFVQDLPGQHGHFDSAPLADPLDVVGAPTVTIRAASPTGEAVLFVKLYDVDPNGTMNLPGGLVAPVRLTGLPADIADATGVEVTLPAIVHRFEAGNLLRVVVATSDQAYATPAEPTVYTVAVGTGGTADTAPVTLPQVAGEPIATSAALWRWVLAGLIAAIAIGLIVVLAVVRLRHRRVEHTVDAEHAQTPLVVRNLRKEYADGFVAVQRVDFTVERGQVVGLLGPNGAGKTTTLRVLMGLTQPTTGEILVFGHRLVPGSPVLSRIGSLVEGPGFLPHLSGIDNLRAYWRATGRPAADAHFDEALETAGLGDSVHRKIRNYSHGMRQRLAIAQAMLGLPELLVLDEPTDGLDPPQIAEMRRVLRRYATGGRAVLVSSHLLAEVEQTCTHAVVVNKGRIVAAGPVDDIVGDSPSVQFDVSDVAAAEAVLDRLPGVRTVGAEGAGLIVDVNGTARSEVVAELVRAGVAVDRVVPRRRLEDAFLALVGENSRGSGDR from the coding sequence ATGCCGACTCCGATGTCCGCGCGGCTCCGCCGTGCCCTGCCCCGCCCCAACCAGCGGCGGCTGGCTGGCGGGCTGCTGGCGCTCGCCGTCGTCGCCGGGGTGGTCACCTGGGCGCTCTGGCCGGAGTCGGTGCCGTACACCACCGCCGAGCAGCGGATCTCCGTACTGTCCGGGCCGGACGGCGACCAGCCGGTGGACCTGGACACCACGTTCTACCTGCCGAAGTCCGCGTCGGCGACCGACCCGGTGCCGTCGGTGCTGCTCGCCCACGGCTTCGGCGGCTCGAAGCAGACGATCGCCGCCGACGCCGAGGAGCTTGCCGCCCTCGGGTACGCCGTCCTGGCGTACACGGCGCGCGGGTTCGGGGCCAGCGGCGGGCAGATCCACCTGAACAACCCCGACTACGAGGTACGCGACGCCCAACGGCTGCTCGACTGGCTGGCGCAGCGGCCCGAGGTACGCACCGACGCGGCCGGGGATCCGCAGGTCGGCGTGGTCGGCGGTTCGTACGGCGGTGCGCTGGCGCTGCTGCTGGCAGCCCAGGACGACCGGGTCGACGCGATCGTGCCGATGATCACCTGGAACGACCTGGCCCGGTCGTTCCTGCCCGAGGCCAGTGGCGCGGACACAGTGGACGGAGTGTTCAAGAAGGGCTGGGCGGGGCTGTTCTTCGGCAGCGGCGCGGTGCCCGCCGGCCTGCCCGCCGGGGCGGCGGGAATGCCGGACGGGGCGGCGGGCATGCCGGTCGACCTTGCCGGCCTCGACCCGGCGTGCGGGCGGTTCGCCGCCGACGTGTGCGCCGCGTACCTGCAGATCGCCACCGACGGGCGCGGCACCCCCGAGGCGGTGGCGCTGCTCGACCAGTCGAGCCCGGACCGCGTACTCGATCAGATCACCGCACCGACCCTGCTGGTCCAGGGCGGCGCGGACACCCTGTTCCCGCTCGCCGAAGCCGACGCCAACGCCCGGGGCATCGCCGCGAACGGCACCCCGGTACGGGTCGCCTGGTACACCGGCGGCCACGACGGCGGTGCCGGCCCGCTGACCGACCAGGACCGGGTCAAGTTCCTCACCGCCGGCTGGCTCGACCACTACGTGGCCGGCAACGGCGACGCCCCGGACGACAGCTTCACCTGGTCACGGATCGCCGGCTTCGACGCGATGGACCGTGGCCTGGTCGCCACCGGGTACCGGATCACCGACTACCCGGGCACCGGCGGCACCGGCACGACGCGGGTGACCGTCGGCGGGCCGGCGCAGCCGGTCGTCAACCCGCCGGCCGGCAACCCGGCGGCGATCTCCTCGCTGCCGATCGGCGGCGGGCTGGCCGGCCTGGCCGGCGGCTTCGTCCAGGACCTGCCCGGTCAGCACGGCCACTTCGACTCGGCGCCGCTGGCCGACCCGCTCGACGTGGTCGGTGCCCCGACCGTGACGATCCGGGCCGCGTCGCCGACCGGCGAGGCGGTGCTGTTCGTCAAGCTCTACGACGTGGACCCGAACGGCACGATGAACCTGCCCGGCGGGCTGGTCGCCCCGGTGCGGTTGACCGGGCTGCCGGCCGACATCGCCGACGCCACCGGCGTCGAGGTGACCCTGCCGGCGATCGTGCACCGCTTCGAGGCCGGCAACCTGCTGCGGGTCGTCGTCGCCACCTCCGACCAGGCGTACGCCACCCCGGCCGAGCCGACCGTCTACACCGTCGCCGTCGGCACCGGCGGGACGGCCGACACCGCGCCGGTGACCCTGCCGCAGGTCGCCGGGGAGCCGATCGCCACCTCGGCGGCGCTGTGGCGCTGGGTGCTCGCCGGGCTGATCGCCGCGATCGCCATCGGGCTGATCGTCGTGCTGGCCGTCGTCCGGCTGCGGCACCGCCGGGTGGAGCACACCGTGGACGCCGAACACGCGCAGACCCCGCTGGTCGTGCGCAACCTGCGCAAGGAGTACGCCGACGGCTTCGTCGCCGTGCAACGGGTGGACTTCACCGTCGAGCGCGGCCAGGTCGTCGGCCTGCTCGGGCCGAACGGTGCCGGCAAGACCACCACGCTGCGGGTGCTGATGGGCCTGACCCAGCCGACCACCGGCGAGATCCTGGTCTTCGGCCACCGGCTGGTGCCCGGCTCACCGGTGCTGTCCCGGATCGGATCCCTCGTCGAAGGGCCCGGATTCCTGCCGCACCTGTCCGGCATCGACAACCTGCGGGCGTACTGGCGGGCCACCGGACGCCCGGCGGCGGATGCGCACTTCGACGAGGCGCTGGAAACCGCGGGCCTCGGGGATTCGGTGCACCGGAAGATCCGCAACTACAGCCACGGAATGCGGCAGCGACTCGCCATCGCCCAGGCCATGCTCGGCCTGCCGGAGCTGCTGGTGCTCGACGAACCGACCGACGGGCTCGATCCGCCGCAGATCGCCGAGATGCGCCGGGTCCTCAGGCGGTACGCCACCGGCGGGCGGGCAGTGCTGGTCTCCAGCCACCTGCTGGCCGAGGTGGAGCAGACCTGCACCCACGCGGTGGTGGTCAACAAGGGCCGGATCGTGGCCGCCGGCCCGGTCGACGACATCGTCGGTGACTCGCCGAGCGTGCAGTTCGACGTCTCGGACGTGGCCGCCGCCGAGGCGGTGCTGGATCGGCTGCCCGGGGTGCGTACCGTCGGCGCCGAAGGTGCCGGACTGATCGTCGACGTCAACGGCACCGCCCGCAGCGAGGTGGTCGCGGAGCTGGTCCGGGCCGGGGTGGCGGTGGACCGGGTGGTGCCACGTCGCCGCCTGGAGGATGCCTTCCTCGCCCTGGTCGGCGAGAACTCACGGGGAAGCGGAGACCGTTGA